The Posidoniimonas polymericola genome has a segment encoding these proteins:
- a CDS encoding CBS domain-containing protein encodes MATAKDLMSDAVRGVQVTATMREAIALLAHHGLAGLPVIDASGALQGMVSQYDILASFSDPALMDAPVVDHMTTNTVTLDQSDSIESIAEKFKETRVQRAPVVNGASVVGMVSRTDLVNYLAQFV; translated from the coding sequence ATGGCGACCGCCAAAGACCTGATGAGTGACGCCGTGCGCGGCGTGCAAGTCACCGCCACGATGCGCGAGGCGATCGCGCTGCTCGCTCACCACGGGCTGGCGGGACTGCCGGTGATCGACGCGTCGGGCGCGCTGCAGGGGATGGTCTCGCAGTACGATATCCTGGCGTCTTTCTCGGACCCCGCCCTGATGGACGCGCCGGTGGTCGATCACATGACGACCAACACCGTGACGCTCGACCAGAGCGACTCGATCGAGTCGATTGCCGAGAAGTTCAAGGAGACCCGCGTCCAGCGGGCGCCGGTCGTCAACGGCGCGAGCGTCGTGGGCATGGTCTCGCGGACCGACCTGGTGAACTACCTGGCGCAGTTCGTTTAG